In the genome of Fusarium poae strain DAOMC 252244 chromosome 1, whole genome shotgun sequence, the window TCTGCTTCGTTCCATCAACAGAGCTTACGGCCCCGTAACTGTCATCCACTTTGATAGTCATCTGGACACTTGTAAGGTTCTCTATCATATTGCAGCAACTCAGACTAATTTGTTACAGGGAGGCCAAAGGTCTTTGGAGGTTCGCCCTCAGAAGCCGCAAGTATCAACCATGGCACATACTTCTACCATGCTGCAATGGAGGGTCTACTTGTGAATGACACCAACATCCACGCTGGTATCCGTACCACTCTTAGCGGTCCCAGTGACTACGACAATGATGGTTACTGCGGTTTCGAGATTGTTGAGGCACGAGAGATTGACACAATCGGCACAACAGGCATTATTGAGAAGATTCTCAAGCGTGTTGGAGCTGATCGTCCTGTTTACCTGTCTATTGACATCGATACTCTCGATCCAGCTTTCGCTCCCGCTACGGGTACCCCTGAGACTGGTGGATGGTCGACGAGAGAACTAAGGACGATCATCCGGGGACTTGAGAGCTTGAACCTTATCGCTGCAGACATTGTTGAAGTTGCTGTGAGTTTAATCTTCTCTTAAAGAAGTACCTTGCTAACAGAGAACCATAGCCTGCTTATGACACCAACGCAGAGCATACCACGATGGCAGCCGCTGATGTCCTTTATGAAGTAATGTCCATCATGGTAAAGAAGGGACCTCTTAGCCGAATGATGGACagcaagaaagaagaggagctgTGAGAAGATAAAGTCCAAAGATAACGTCGAATAACTGTTCTGATATCTCACCTATCTCAAGCTAGCTTAGAACAAAACAATATTGTATGACAGTTTTTCTATCAACAAGTTTTAGCCAGATATCATCATTTTGGATCAGCAGACCTACCAAGCAAGTACTCAGCGCACAAGTTGCCCTCGTAATCTCCAAAGTCTTCCCTTAACTTCCATATGTCCTTCAGGGCTTGTTCGATAATCTTTACATGTAGTGATCCGATGCATATCTCAAGTTTATGAATCTTATCCAGAATGAAGGTTTTCTGGTCTTCGTTATACGCTTCACATCCAACAGTGAACAGAGGCATAGCCATGGCGACCCAAGTATGGCATGGTTCACCTTGTGCCATGTTCTCAATCATTTCGTGAATGGTATGAATGGCACTTTGTATTTGTTCAGATGATGAGGCCAGGCCATATAATTGTCGGTATAGTTGGATCAGGGTAGCCTGCTGGAAGACTTTGTTGCAGAGCGCAAAGTCACGACCTGCTTGAGAGGAAAGCGATGATATCGACACTCTTGGCGGCTGCTTAACGTCTCGGCTGATGATGACATTCAGTCTGCCCAAAAGAATATCTGCATTCATGGACGCTTGGTGATGTGTAGGCTCCTTCATATTTATCTGGTGGAGAATGTCAAGAAGCTCCTCGCTATACCCAAGAAAGCCATCAATCTGAGAGTCGAATCCGGACGAGGCGAGGACACTACTTTCAGCCTTTTCATAAAACTTTGCAGCGGAGGGAGTGATAGACGGCACGTGAGGTAGCGTTTCCAAAGCACGATAGAGCATGAGGAGATGCTTCATTGCTGACCTCAGTCCCGCATCGCTGATGTTGACTAGACGTTCTCCATGAAGCAGAGCTTTGATACCTTGCAAATGAATTGGCCATCTCCACATCCCCTGTTGCCCAGAGAAAACATCTGCAAGACACCAGATAAGACAGGTCGCGATCAGAACCTCACTTTGCTGCCCTTTCTCCAGAGCCGCTCGCAGAAGAGGTAACCCAGTGGCCTGTAAATGCTCGACGACTCGTGTTATGCTTGTTCCC includes:
- a CDS encoding hypothetical protein (SECRETED:SignalP(1-17)); this translates as MIFKTFTFLGIASVVIAHGSHDQEPIEGPHQSLWYNTLPGDGGTQADSVFSGISTFGRLPYQPCLGHNSIKYDIAFIGAPFDTGTSYRPGARFGPSGIRQGSRRLNLYGGYNVPLATNPFNSWATVLDCGDIPVTSYDNQFALQQIEEGHYSILSRPPVTDADKVGPASKGRTLPRVITLGGDHTITLPLLRSINRAYGPVTVIHFDSHLDTWRPKVFGGSPSEAASINHGTYFYHAAMEGLLVNDTNIHAGIRTTLSGPSDYDNDGYCGFEIVEAREIDTIGTTGIIEKILKRVGADRPVYLSIDIDTLDPAFAPATGTPETGGWSTRELRTIIRGLESLNLIAADIVEVAPAYDTNAEHTTMAAADVLYEVMSIMVKKGPLSRMMDSKKEEEL